A single window of Nicotiana sylvestris chromosome 5, ASM39365v2, whole genome shotgun sequence DNA harbors:
- the LOC104234727 gene encoding FCS-Like Zinc finger 7-like: protein MMVGKMGRRPSMKRTTSMTGITVDVVNAGESEPSDVVDEFKANGYDHNQNSIAIVLPRYHQRSSSVGFKIEETAHFLKTCGLCNRRLAPGRDIYMYRGDTAFCSMECREQQMKNDERKEKLKLIISKKTENHHNHSELTSATSETSGKSETIAAA, encoded by the exons ATGATGGTGGGGAAGATGGGACGACGTCCTTCAATGAAGAGGACGACGAGCATGACAGGGATAACCGTTGATGTGGTGAACGCCGGAGAATCAGAACCGTCTGATGTTGTTGATGAGTTTAAAGCCAACGGGTATGATCATAATCAAAATTCCATAGCCATAGTCTTGCCGAGATACCACCAGAGAAGTTCAAGTGTAGGTTTTAAGATAGAAGAGACGGCTCATTTCTTGAAAACTTGTGGCCTTTGTAATCGTCGTTTGGCACCTGGTCGAGATATCTACATGTACAG GGGAGATACTGCATTTTGTAGTATGGAGTGTAGGGAACAACAAATGAAAAATGACGAAAGAAAGGAGAAGTTGAAGCTTATCAtttcaaagaaaactgaaaaccaTCACAATCACTCAGAATTGACATCTGCTACCTCTGAAACTTCTGGCAAGAGTGAAACTATTGCTGCAGCTTGA